In a single window of the Thermomicrobiales bacterium genome:
- a CDS encoding alpha-ketoacid dehydrogenase subunit beta, with product MASTLAELEEMQRRAQDAIQQNESGEREITYRDALREAITEEMDRDENVFIMGEDIGAYGGSYVVTRGFQEQYGRKRVIDTPIAELGLVGMAVGASMAGLRPIVELMTINFSLLAIDQIVNHAAKIHYMFDGKFTAPVVIRTASGWGQLGATHSQTYEGWFAHIPGLRVVMPATPKDAKGFLKSAIRGNDPVMFIEHSLIYRNRGLVPAGDYTLPLEGAEVRREGTDITIVSWSRGLYLALGAAEELAEQGISAEVIDMRVLRPLDAETVIESVKKTSRCVIVEESWRTMGLGAEIAAAVQEHAFDYLDAPVGRVGSIEVPMPYARNLERLVIPGKDEVVAAVKQALA from the coding sequence ATGCAGCGCCGAGCGCAGGACGCTATCCAGCAGAATGAATCAGGCGAACGCGAGATCACCTATCGAGACGCGCTCCGCGAAGCCATCACCGAGGAGATGGATCGTGACGAAAATGTCTTCATCATGGGTGAGGATATCGGCGCATACGGCGGCTCCTACGTCGTGACACGCGGATTCCAGGAGCAGTACGGGCGCAAGCGCGTGATCGACACACCGATCGCCGAGCTCGGCCTCGTCGGCATGGCCGTCGGCGCATCAATGGCCGGTCTGCGGCCGATCGTCGAATTGATGACGATCAACTTCTCACTGCTGGCGATCGACCAGATCGTCAACCACGCCGCCAAGATCCACTACATGTTCGACGGCAAGTTCACCGCACCGGTCGTCATCCGCACCGCTTCCGGCTGGGGGCAGCTCGGCGCGACGCACTCGCAGACCTACGAGGGCTGGTTCGCTCACATCCCCGGCCTGCGTGTTGTCATGCCGGCCACGCCGAAGGACGCCAAGGGCTTCCTGAAATCGGCGATACGCGGCAACGACCCGGTGATGTTTATCGAGCACTCGCTCATCTATCGCAATCGCGGGCTGGTCCCCGCCGGCGACTACACGCTGCCGCTTGAGGGCGCAGAGGTGCGCCGCGAGGGCACCGACATCACGATCGTCTCGTGGTCACGCGGGCTGTATCTTGCGCTCGGCGCTGCCGAAGAGCTGGCCGAACAGGGCATCTCCGCCGAAGTCATCGACATGCGCGTGCTGCGCCCGCTGGATGCCGAGACGGTGATCGAATCGGTAAAGAAGACCAGCCGCTGCGTTATCGTAGAAGAGTCGTGGCGCACGATGGGACTCGGCGCTGAGATCGCTGCCGCTGTGCAGGAGCACGCGTTCGATTACCTGGATGCGCCGGTCGGGCGCGTCGGCAGCATTGAAGTGCCGATGCCGTATGCCCGAAACCTTGAGCGACTGGTCATTCCTGGTAAGGACGAGGTCGTCGCCGCAGTCAAGCAGGCGCTGGCGTAA